One Trachemys scripta elegans isolate TJP31775 chromosome 4, CAS_Tse_1.0, whole genome shotgun sequence genomic region harbors:
- the LOC117875842 gene encoding gastricsin-like codes for MKWLILALVCLHLSEGMVRIPLKKFKSMREVMKEKGVLRDYLKNHKSDPASKYFNNFAVAYEALVNYLDMSYYGAISIGTPPQSFLVLFDTGSSNLWVPSTYCQSQACTTHTLFNPSDSSTYSSNGQTFSLQYGSGSLTGVFGYDTVTIQDVSITKQEFGLSETEPGTDFVYAQFDGILGLGFPAIAAGGATTVMQGLIQENLLSAPLFSFYLSGQEGIQDGGELLFGGIDSNLHSGQIVWTPVTQDAYWQIGIEGFSVDGQSTGWCSSGCQGIVDTGTSLLTAPQAVFSQLMEDIGAQENSDGEYTVSCSSIDSLPTISFTISGTSFPLSPSAYVLPSNSTECVVGISPTYLPSQNGQPLWILGDVFLRAYYSVYDVGNSQVGFAPAA; via the exons ATGAAGTGGCTGATCCTCGCCTTGGTGTGTCTCCACCTCTCAGAGGGGATGGTGAG AATTCCCCTGAAGAAATTCAAATCCATGCGGGAGGTGATGAAGGAGAAGGGCGTACTCAGGGACTACCTGAAGAACCACAAGTCTGACCCAGCCAGCAAGTACTTCAACAACTTTGCTGTTGCCTATGAGGCCCTGGTTAACTACCTGGAT ATGTCCTACTATGGGGCGATCAGCATTggaaccccaccccagagcttcctGGTTCTCTTCGACACCGGCTCCTCCAACCTGTGGGTGCCCTCGAcgtactgccagagccaggccTGCA CCACCCACACTCTGTTCAACCCCAGTGACTCCTCCACTTACTCTTCCAATGGACAGACCTTCTCTCTGCAGTACGGCAGTGGCAGTCTCACTGGAGTCTTTGGCTATGACACCGTGACA ATCCAGGACGTTTCCATCACAAAACAGGAATTTGGCCTGAGTGAGACTGAGCCTGGTACCGACTTTGTCTATGCTCAGTTCGATGGGATCCTCGGTCTGGGTTTCCCTGccattgctgctggtggtgccaCTACTGTGATGCAAGGTCTGATCCAGGAGAACCTCCTCAGTGCCCCGCTCTTCAGCTTCTACCTGAGTGG GCAAGAGGGCATTCAGGATGGTGGTGAACTTCTCTTTGGAGGGATTGACTCCAATTTGCACTCTGGTCAGATTGTCTGGACGCCTGTCACCCAGGATGCTTATTGGCAAATTGGAATTGAAGG TTTCTCTGTTGACGGACAGTCCACTGGCTGGTGTAGCAGTGGCTGCCAGGGGATTGTGGACACTGGAACTTCCCTCCTCACTGCTCCACAGGCGGTTTTTTCGCAGTTGATGGAGGACATTGGCGCTCAGGAGAACAGCGATGGAGAG TACACGGTTAGCTGCAGCAGCATTGACAGCCTGCCTACCATCTCCTTCACCATCAGTGGAACCAGCTTCCCGCTGAGCCCCTCTGCCTACGTGCTCCCG AGCAATAGCACCGAGTGCGTCGTGGGCATCTCACCCACTTACCTGCCATCCCAGAACGGGCAGCCCCTCTGGATCCTGGGTGACGTCTTCCTCAGGGCATATTACTCTGTTTACGATGTAGGCAACAGTCAGGTGGGCTTTGCCCCAGCAGCGTAA
- the LOC117875844 gene encoding gastricsin-like — translation MKWLILALVCLQLSEGLVKVTLKKGKSMREVMKEKGVLEDFLKHHKVDPSRKYHFNNYNVVDVPIANYLDSFYFGEISIGTPPQNFLVLFDTGSSNLWVPSTYCQTEACSNHARFNPNQSSTFSDIGETYTLDYGFGDVTVVLGYDTVTIQNIAIENQEFGLSQDEPSSPFYYTYFDGILGMAYPPVAIPGYKTLMQEILEQGLLTEPIFSFYFSRQPTYDYGGEVILGGVDIELFSGQITWVPVTQEVYWKIGIEEFAIGQQATGWCSQGCQGIVDTGTFLLTIPEQYMGDFLQAVGAQESSGEYLADCSNVQNMPTITFIINGSQFPLPPSIYILNNNGYCRVAVETTYVSSQNEQPIWILGNIFLREYYSVFDMANNRVGFAPSA, via the exons ATGAAGTGGCTCATCCTGGCTCTGGTTTGTCTCCAGCTCTCAGAAGGGCTGGTGAA AGTCACTCTGAAGAAAGGAAAGTCTATGCGAGAGGTGATGAAGGAGAAAGGAGTTCTGGAGGATTTTCTGAAGCATCACAAAGTTGATCCTTCCAGGAAGTACCACTTTAATAATTACAATGTCGTTGATGTACCAATAGCCAACTACCTGGAT TCCTTCTACTTTGGAGAGATCAGCATTGGAACCCCGCCCCAGAACTTCTTGGTTCTCTTCGACACCGGCTCCTCCAACCTGTGGGTTCCATCTACATACTGCCAGACTGAGGCCTGCT CCAATCATGCAAGGTTCAACCCCAACCAGTCATCCACCTTTTCCGACATTGGAGAGACCTACACCCTGGACTATGGGTTTGGAGACGTGACTGTGGTTTTAGGTTACGACACGGTGACA ATCCAGAACATCGCCATTGAGAACCAGGAATTTGGTCTGAGTCAGGATGAGCCTAGCAGCCCCTTCTATTATACGTATTTTGATGGGATTTTGGGAATGGCTTATCCTCCCGTAGCCATACCGGGGTACAAGACACTTATGCAGGAGATACTGGAGCAGGGCCTGCTTACTGAACCCATCTTCAGTTTCTATTTCTCACg GCAACCAACATATGATTACGGAGGGGAAGTCATCTTGGGCGGCGTTGACATCGAACTGTTCTCTGGCCAGATTACCTGGGTACCTGTTACCCAAGAAGTTTACTGGAAGATTGGTATTGAAGA GTTCGCTATTGGACAGCAGGCGACTGGCTGGTGCAGTCAAGGCTGCCAGGGCATTGTGGACACCGGGACGTTTCTGCTCACCATCCCAGAGCAGTACATGGGGGACTTCCTGCAGGCTGTGGGTGCTCAGGAATCCAGTGGAGAG TACCTGGCTGACTGCAGCAATGTCCAGAACATGCCGACCATCACCTTCATCATCAACGGATCCCAGTTCCCGCTGCCCCCCTCCATCTACATCCTCAAT AACAATGGCTACTGCAGAGTTGCGGTTGAGACCACTTACGTATCTTCTCAGAATGAGCAACCAATCTGGATCCTGGGTAACATCTTCCTTAGGGAATATTATTCTGTCTTTGATATGGCTAACAACAGAGTAGGCTTTGCCCCATCAGCCTAG